From the genome of Thermoanaerobacterium sp. PSU-2, one region includes:
- a CDS encoding small ribosomal subunit Rsm22 family protein: MEIPAELLNGIEEESSRIPVNRLISLVSDISNRYRNTDDKYISTYEEAVAYISYRMPATFGAIYAVLNDIKDICSDINPKSILDVGAGPGTAMWAATSIWNDINKITLLEKNKNMIKIGKNLSANSNNNSIKNSIWMEVDLENLPVLPKHDMVIASYSIGEMNDDVQREIIKKLWESVNDMLIIIEPGTKIGFSNIKRAREILVSFGAHVISPCSHANECPINDDDWCHFSSRIQRTSIHRKVKNGQLSYEDEKFSYICVSKKPCKTIKSRIIRHPQIKKGHIILDLCTNDGIKKVTVKKSDGDIYKKARDMKWGSVFE, translated from the coding sequence ATGGAAATACCAGCAGAACTTTTAAATGGCATAGAAGAAGAATCAAGCAGAATACCCGTAAATAGATTGATTTCTTTAGTTTCTGACATTTCTAATCGATACAGAAATACTGATGACAAATACATTTCTACATACGAAGAAGCCGTTGCATACATTTCATACAGGATGCCTGCTACATTTGGCGCTATATATGCAGTTTTAAACGATATAAAAGACATATGCAGTGATATTAATCCAAAATCAATTTTGGATGTCGGCGCAGGCCCAGGTACTGCAATGTGGGCAGCAACTTCAATATGGAATGATATAAACAAAATAACGCTTTTGGAAAAAAACAAAAACATGATAAAAATTGGCAAAAACCTGTCAGCAAACTCAAACAATAACTCTATTAAGAATTCTATTTGGATGGAAGTAGACTTGGAAAATTTGCCTGTATTGCCTAAACACGATATGGTAATTGCTTCGTACTCCATAGGTGAGATGAATGATGATGTACAGAGAGAAATAATAAAAAAACTGTGGGAAAGTGTTAATGACATGCTGATCATCATAGAGCCAGGAACTAAAATCGGTTTTTCTAACATAAAAAGAGCACGGGAAATTTTAGTATCCTTTGGTGCCCATGTAATATCCCCGTGTTCTCACGCTAATGAATGTCCAATAAATGATGATGACTGGTGTCACTTTTCATCCCGCATACAGCGGACAAGCATACACAGAAAAGTCAAAAACGGACAACTTTCATATGAAGATGAAAAATTCTCGTACATCTGTGTATCAAAGAAGCCTTGTAAAACAATAAAAAGCAGAATCATAAGGCACCCACAGATAAAAAAAGGCCACATAATATTAGATTTGTGCACAAATGATGGCATCAAGAAAGTCACAGTCAAAAAAAGCGATGGAGATATTTATAAGAAAGCTAGAGATATGAAATGGGGTTCTGTTTTTGAATGA
- a CDS encoding DUF1848 domain-containing protein, whose product MIISVSRRTDVPAFYSDWFYSRVKEGYVLVKNPFNYRQVSKVPLTLDAVDCFVFWSKNPANMIDNLQIIDRYPYYFQFTLNPYDDKIEKNVPKKSRIIDTFKKLSDKIGPNRVIWRYDPIIITKAVSEEYHYKYFEVLSSKLQDYTSKCIISFVDFYPKVRKGLEKIGAFEISDEDKVRIGRRLGEIAEAYSLKIETCAEEIDLSQFGIQHGRCIDPHLIEEISGRKIKDGKDKNQRKACGCAASVDIGAYNTCMHGCVYCYANYSSSVVNGNMTLYDVNSPLLCSSITDEDAITGKNS is encoded by the coding sequence ATGATAATAAGCGTCAGCAGGAGGACAGATGTGCCGGCTTTTTATAGTGATTGGTTTTACAGTAGAGTCAAAGAAGGTTATGTTTTAGTCAAAAACCCATTTAATTATCGTCAAGTAAGTAAGGTACCTTTAACACTTGACGCTGTAGATTGTTTTGTGTTTTGGAGCAAAAATCCTGCAAATATGATTGATAATCTTCAAATTATTGATAGATATCCGTACTATTTTCAGTTTACATTGAATCCTTATGATGATAAGATTGAGAAAAATGTCCCAAAGAAATCAAGAATAATAGATACATTTAAAAAATTGTCAGACAAAATAGGACCAAATAGGGTCATCTGGAGGTACGATCCAATCATCATAACCAAAGCTGTTAGCGAGGAGTACCACTATAAATATTTTGAAGTATTATCATCGAAGCTTCAAGATTACACATCAAAGTGTATCATAAGCTTTGTGGATTTTTACCCTAAAGTAAGGAAAGGTCTTGAGAAAATAGGTGCTTTTGAGATTAGCGATGAAGATAAAGTAAGGATAGGCAGGAGGCTTGGAGAAATTGCAGAAGCGTATTCTCTCAAAATTGAAACGTGCGCAGAAGAAATAGATTTGTCTCAATTTGGAATACAGCATGGAAGATGCATCGATCCCCATTTGATTGAGGAAATTTCCGGTCGCAAAATCAAAGATGGAAAAGACAAAAATCAAAGAAAAGCATGTGGTTGTGCTGCTAGTGTAGATATAGGAGCTTATAATACGTGTATGCATGGGTGCGTTTATTGCTATGCAAATTACAGTAGTAGTGTCGTCAATGGCAATATGACTTTATATGATGTCAATTCTCCATTATTGTGCAGCAGTATAACAGATGAGGACGCAATAACGGGAAAAAACAGTTAG